A genome region from Panthera uncia isolate 11264 chromosome A3 unlocalized genomic scaffold, Puncia_PCG_1.0 HiC_scaffold_11, whole genome shotgun sequence includes the following:
- the KIAA1755 gene encoding LOW QUALITY PROTEIN: uncharacterized protein KIAA1755 homolog (The sequence of the model RefSeq protein was modified relative to this genomic sequence to represent the inferred CDS: substituted 1 base at 1 genomic stop codon) has protein sequence MVGRVQGRSGASVIWGPEGHGKWPLPLLLLPLSLFTLSSYPLQDPPSLDTAIQHALAGLYPPFEATAPTILGQVFRLLDSDFQGDGLSFLLDFLIPAKRLCEQVREAACAPYSHCLFLHEGWPLCLRDEVVVHLAPLNPLLLRQGDFYLQVEPQEEQSVCIMVKCLSLDLRTVDAKPVPASSYPTLFTQTWLEAINSDFDGSPLHNCLVASEDGIAPVPWTKIASPEFVDDRPQAVNVLSRAWGSLELEALDLSSPPEPHQPRPSGSQGLLARSLAKGKGRTYGNKYPGLIKVEQARPGEVAFRMDDVASQDLEGDYVALLESRGGPPSREVETSSGCPLGALEEPSRTKEILLSQRMPPLSGAREGPSLEKWACEKPASSEEEPCRLGSRRKVNYKVNASTQDSEPQPQEPYLRALEEPPPCASGLEAGGSSKMQEPLGSPENMAQLRPAPERASSLHLCSASPPAAPAPETKLEERATQGHGRLPKPETGPSQNTSSSTSPTSGLRFSLLKGQRPAPGPPEKASLQPDRPWKVLRSPSSPTTNRAKRVGKAGKTQTETSGPAADSGPRTGEKAGFPEVPLDEEPPGPEPRIGALSVEILQSRMACLPGGRDRAGRRLLLVSTTEGAWEAPWCTASEVTKLLSYLCTVPRPEDKTKGLAVMIDSRKQPPHPGLVSALQATQALAPASIRAVFYLGEKEAALQLETLPDVQVEVVTSLRALSHYVDPGQLPTALEGPFPYCHSEWVQFFQKLDPFLAELHQVSSLLKASIKQFEKSDLPGGVQEASKCLSKSKELMETVLRDPGLLGLQREGGATLARLRQEASRLDFNPDVRSHLAEAVAWYGLVDEQLHVLVTASNHLLRALELRVRLGRLEAAIHQVSNWMEQEGSRCLQMLTPKDRSLETVEKAHAEFEDFFLQAAAQYRRGLELSKQAAQLGAAAGGAELPELVAFTSTQRAFQAKLTHFYMAAERQRTDLETLLRLYHFCKKITWFHVDCQDLMRQLRLGKTQRASPGDQRLLHRYLRRLASEFPAEKLTAMGLQVASLSQEGPGQALWEEARVRHEEIQTLLKRALARCPCPAGPAAHSAHPELRKAAAEGWGLNAAVTSRGRGRRGLPLRDSLGLDRPPNSYWPRAPREGQNGSFQAGLLAQEAGQAVEADEGKGPREPFDPASEPLLAPLVSWQXLPRQSHTPHPAGGSFSSEGTDSQTSLEDSPQTSPLHLSS, from the exons ATGGTTGGAA GGGTGCAGGGGAGGTCAGGGGCCTCGGTCATATGGGGCCCGGAAGGCCATGGCAAGTGGCCACTACCCTTATTATTGCTGCCACTGTCACTTTTCACACTCTCCTCCTATCCCCTACAGGACCCCCCGTCCCTGGACACAGCCATTCAGCACGCCCTGGCGGGCCTCTATCCCCCTTTTGAGGCCACAGCGCCCACCATCCTGGGGCAGGTATTCCGTCTCCTGGATTCTGACTTCCAGGGGGATGGGCTGAGCTTCCTCCTGGATTTCCTCATTCCTGCCAAGCGCCTGTGTGAGCAAGTGCGTGAAGCAGCCTGT GCCCCGTACTCACACTGCCTCTTCCTGCATGAGGGCTGGCCACTGTGCCTGCGAGATGAGGTCGTGGTGCACCTGGCCCCCCTCAACCCCCTCTTATTGCGCCAGGGAGACTTCTACCTCCAAGTGGAGCCCCAGGAGGAGCAGTCCGTCTGCATCATGGTCAAGTGCCTCTCCTTGGACCTCCGCACGGTGGACGCAAAGCCTGTTCCCGCGTCATCCTACCCTACACTCTTCACCCAAACGTGGCTGGAGGCCATCAACAGTGACTTTGATGGAAGCCCTCTGCACAACTGCCTGGTAGCTTCCGAAGATGGGATTGCCCCTGTGCCCTGGACCAAGATAGCCAGCCCAGAGTTTGTGGATGACAGACCCCAAGCAGTGAACGTCCTCTCCCGGGCCTGGGGGTCCCTCGAGTTAGAGGCCCTCGATTTGAGCAGCCCTCCAGAGCCTCATCAGCCCAGGCCCTCAGGCAGCCAGGGACTGCTTGCCCGGAGCTTGGCCAAGGGTAAGGGCAGGACATATGGGAACAAGTACCCAGGACTCATCAAGGTGGAACAAGCCAGGCCGGGGGAGGTGGCCTTTAGGATGGACGATGTGGCCAGCCAGGACTTAGAAGGAGACTATGTGGCCCTcctggagagcagaggagggcctCCCAGTAGGGAAGTGGAGACGTCCAGTGGGTGTCCTTTGGGGGCACTGGAGGAACCATCCAGAACTAAGGAAATCCTTCTCTCTCAAAGGATGCCGCCCCTCTCAGGGGCCAGAGAGGGaccttccttggaaaaatgggCTTGTGAGAAGCCAGCAAGCTCAGAAGAGGAGCCCTGCAGGTTGGGCTCGAGGAGAAAGGTCAACTATAAAGTTAACGCATCCACCCAGGACTCAGAACCCCAGCCCCAGGAGCCCTACCTCCGCGCCCTTGAGGAGCCACCGCCCTGTGCCTCTGGCCTTGAGGCAGGTGGTTCCTCCAAGATGCAGGAACCTCTGGGAAGCCCAGAAAACATGGCGCAACTCAGGCCTGCACCAGAACGAGCGTCCTCCCTGCACCTGTGCTCGGCTTCCCCTCCTGCGGCTCCAGCCCCTGAAACCAAGTTGGAAGAGAGGGCCACACAGGGGCACGGGAGACTTCCCAAGCCTGAGACTGGCCCCAGTCAGAATACCTCCTCTTCTACATCCCCTACTTCTGGGCTCAGATTCTCCCTCTTGAAAGGGCAGAGGCCAGCTCCTGGGCCCCCAGAGAAAGCCTCCCTCCAGCCCGACAGGCCCTGGAAAGTTTTGCGTTCACCCTCGTCTCCCACGACCAACCGAGCCAAGCGCGTGGGGAAAG CTGGAAAGACTCAGACCGAAACATCTGGCCCGGCTGCTGACTCAGGCCCACGGACTGGGGAAAAGGCCGGCTTCCCAGAAGTCCCTCTGGATGAGGAGCCCCCAGGGCCTGAGCCTAGGATTGGGGCCCTGAGTGTGGAGATCCTCCAGTCGAGGATGGCTTGCCTGCCAG GTGGTCGGGACAGGGCCGGGAGGCGCCTGCTTCTGGTGTCAACCACCGAGGGGGCCTGGGAGGCACCGTGGTGCACGGCCTCGGAAGTCACCAAGCTGCTCTCCTACCTGTGCACTGTCCCCAG GCCTGAAGATAAAACCAAGGGGCTGGCGGTTATGATTGATTCCAGGAAACAGCCTCCACACCCTGGTCTGGTCAGTGCCCTGCAGGCCACCCAG gccctggccccagcctccaTCCGTGCTGTGTTCTACCTGGGAGAGAAGGAGGCTGCCCTCCAGCTGGAAACATTGCCTGACGTCCAG GTAGAGGTGGTGACCTCACTGAGAGCTCTCAGCCACTACGTGGACCCCGGGCAGCTGCCCACAGCCCTGGAAGGCCCCTTCCCCTACTGCCACAGCGAGTGGGTGCAATTCTTCCAG AAGCTGGACCCCTTCCTTGCTGAGCTGCACCAGGTCTCCTCCTTGCTAAAGGCTTCCATCAAGCAGTTTGAGAAGAGCGACCTCCCTGGAGGGGTGCAG GAAGCCTCCAAGTGTCTGAGCAAGTCCAAGGAGCTGATGGAGACCGTGCTGAGGGACCCAGGGCTGCTGGGCCTCCAGCGGGAAGGGGGAGCCACTCTGGCCAGGCTACGGCAGGAAGCCAGTAGGCTGGACTTCAACCCTGATGTCAG GAGCCATCTGGCCGAAGCTGTCGCCTGGTACGGCCTCGTGGATGAACAGCTGCATGTCCTGGTCACTGCCTCTAACCACCTCCTGCGGGCGCTGGAGCTCCGCGTCCGCCTCGGCCGCCTGGAGGCTGCCATCCACCAG gtcaGCAACTGGATGGAGCAGGAGGGGAGCCGGTGCCTGCAAATGCTGACCCCCAAAGACAGAAGCTTGGAGACTGTGGAGAAAGCCCACGCGGAGTTTGAGGACTTCTTTCTCCAGGCCGCA GCCCAGTACCGCCGGGGCCTGGAGCTGTCCAAGCAGGCAGCTCAGCTGGGAGCTGCGGCCGGAGGAGCAGAGCTCCCGGAACTGGTGGCCTTCACCTCCACCCAGCGGGCCTTCCAGGCCAAGCTGACCCACTTCTACATGGCGGCCGAGCGGCAGCGCACGGACCTGGAGACCCTGCTCCGTCTATACCACTTCTGCAAGAAG ATAACCTGGTTTCACGTGGACTGTCAGGACCTGATGAGGCAGCTCAGGCTGGGCAAGACGCAAAGGGCCAGCCCCGGAGACCAGCGCCTCCTCCACCGCTACCTGCGGCGACTGGCATCCGAGTTCCCTGCCGAGAAGCTCACGGCCATGGGGCTGCAGGTGGCCTCTCTGAGCCAGGAGGGCCCCGGCCAGGCCCTGTGGGAGGAGGCCCGGGTGAGACACGAGGAGATCCAGACCCTCCTGAAGAGGGCACTGGCCCGCTGTCCGTGCCCAGCGGGGCCCGCCGCCCACTCGGCACACCCAGAACTAAGAAAGGCAGCGGCCGAGGGTTGGGGTCTGAATGCAGCGGTCACTTCTAGGGGAAGGGGAAGGCGGGGCCTGCCCCTCCGGGACTCCCTGGGCCTGGATCGACCGCCAAATTCCTATTGGCCTCGGGCCCCCCGAGAGGGGCAGAATGGAAGTTTCCAGGCAGGCCTTCTGGCCCAGGAAGCTGGCCAGGCTGTAGAGGCTGATGAAGGCAAAGGTCCCCGGGAGCCCTTTGATCCTGCCTCGGagcctctccttgcccctctcgTCTCCTGGCAGTGACTCCCCAGGCAGAgtcacaccccccaccccgctggAGGCAGCTTCTCCTCAGAGGGGACAGACTCACAGACGTCTCTGGAGGACTCACCCCAGACAAGTCCCCTGCATCTCTCTAGCTAG